The genomic segment AGACATCCCAATCCGGCCCTGGTTGAATTTGAGAGGGTTAAGCCTCCTTAATTGCGCCTATATATATGTCAGATGGTATAATTCAATTAAGTATAACTATTGCATTTAGTAACAttgaataaacatataatactgatattataaACACTTGCTAAAGGTTGGTATttcattataaaactaaatttcaatACTTATTTAAGGTTAAGTAAACACTAACccaacatacaaattatatttagtaaagGTTTATGTTACAATGCTTATTAAATGCTGATGTTTGAATGTCGATTCAACTTCATTTTCTGGTTCAACTCACCTTTATGGAATCTTTATAATAGATTAAAACGACCTTTGTTGAATCAAATCTCAACATTTATTCAATGAtcaacattacaaattaaatatttattaaaggtCCATTATAAGTTTGTATGTTATGtgggttataatttataaataaaataaaaaataaatatggtacTTTTTCCACTACTAGTCCGTTTTTAATGGCCTGCTGTAGGTTCCGATAATGAATCACGTAGTTTTTCTTTGAATGGAGTGTTGCCAttagttttttaacttttgaaccGGGTGGAATATCATTTTTCGGTAGGAATGGCAAGTCATTATGTTTGTCATGAAGTTCTTTTGGGTATGATATGTCAACCTCATACATCCGACCTATTGGTGAACTATCGTCTAAAGCATTTAACCCATCTAGTGTGGGTTCTACCCAATTAAATACACCGTATGGCATGAATTGTGACATTGCGTAACCATACAAATTGTTACCtggaatttaaataacaaattaaattaatttaaattaatttaaaatattaaaattattcttacaaTCCTGATAAACAAGCCATGATTTCGGTTTTGTTGAATCATAATCTGGTGTCTTTTCATTATTCGCCTTTGCATATCTCATGCTCGCCTGAGTCAATCCACCACGAATTCCTATAATAAAATCAAgtattatttcacattttaaaaaaaaaataaataatcattttacctTTTTCAATCATTAACAACATGTCATAATCATGAAGTAATTCGAGTTGTTGACCCGTGTATTTCAACATACAGTCAAAACTAAATCCTGGCGCCGTGTAGTAAAATGATGGATCCAGATGGTAGGTGGTTAAACAGAGGTCTcggaaattttcaaacacatcAGCCAACAGTAACAcatcgatttttaaataaagatcagAGTATTCCCCGAGTGTTTGACAGCTGAAATGGTTCCAAACTGTATTTGCATGTTCAAAATCCTCATGTTTTATATGTGATTCTTCCAATGAACTGTAAAAATCTTTTTCTGCCGGTAAACTGGTTTCTTCGAGCTTATCCCAATCATCTGTATAGTCATACGGGTATACACCCTTACGGGTAACTAGTGATAAATCCTGTGCGGAAAAATGTTTTGCGCTGTTTCTAAACTTTTCAAATCCAGGTctgattaaattttttgaaagtgtTGATAAGCTGGAGGCCATAAATCTCAGTGTATCGATAAATCTTAATGTGAACGAATTGCTTATATGTTTTGAAAACGTAATAAACTTTTCTTCGCTGTTTGGTATTACAGAGATGGAGTTTGTATCATATCCAAGACGAGTGACAATGAAATGTGAATCATAATtcgataaattatgaaaaaataccgGTACAAAGTTTGGTGTTTGAAGTTTAAGATTACACGTATTGCATAACGATTGTCTAAATTTTCCCGATAAATGGCAGTGATCTGCCACTTTATGATTTTCACGAGAAAACTTGGtcttacataaattacaattattacataattcgTGTGTTTTTCGTTGTTCACCCGTGAAAATTATAGGAATGTTTGTTTTGAgtaattcttcaatttttttagctatttCCACAATACTATCTACAAAATGTTTCGCCACGtccttattattttcatttccacGGTAGATTACGGGTGATGTTGGAATTCCGAATTTTTCAAGCAGTTCCACCGGTATTTCGTCATTTGCTTTAACCATATACCCATAGCTCATGGGTTCGTGTTCTTGAAAAGCTGTTGTTTTTTCTCCAATTTTCTCATCAGTTTTCTTGAGAATTGCTTCGAAATCTGCATAAATTACTATAGGATGACGTTGTGTTTTATCCCATGCAGTAAACTCGAGTATTGACCCAGGTTCAGGTATCTGAGGTAGTATGGGTTTGTGCTCCccacatattaatttatgttgttcTAGTCCTGCCACgccgtttaatttatatttgtactgTTGTTTGTCGAATGTTGTGAAGCACCGTTTGCAAAATATTGTTTGTCCATCGTGTTTGGTTTTTTGTGATCTGATGAGCCGTGAAAAATTAGAGATGTAGCTATAGTGACTGTTATCCCCGTCTGATATTATAAGTAGATCAAAATGGTCGGGTTTTTCTTCATGTACTACTTTCAGAGGGAATACTTTATATTCCGGAAATTTTGGTGGTTGAAATTTCTTATCGATACCGTAAACATGTACGGACAcgtttggtttatttttttcaaaaattttaacctGGTGTAGTGGTGTCGGGAacgatatatttgtaaaattatattttttttcgtgttttatataattatcaccAATACGACATTTATTTTCTCCTGTAACATGTTTTGCTAGGATTGCCTATTTGAAGCATTGCATGTCTATGTTTTGAGGGTTAATCGtagcttttttattttctatcgcATCTGGTAGTTGTATGTAGGATGAGCCGCCTAtaggtgtatatttatatacacctaacATTAAACCGTCTATACATTGTAATGTGAAACCACTACCCTTGCTTGTATACTCGTCTTGCTCTTTCATTAATTTAGCGAATGCCTCTTCAACAATTTCCTGTACTCCGGTATCACAGAAAACCGCCTTAGCCGATGTTTTAAAAGCACGGTTTTCCGATGAATATTCgacatttggtatattatatgtcgCCTCAAGctttaaattaaacttgatcGGATTTTTACTCGCAATTGATTTTAGTAAATTGATTAGTTCGGATTTAATAGAATCAAGGAAGTAGATGTAGTTTTGAATATTGCCGGTATTTTTTACGTAATACCAAGTCCCAGATAGCATTttcgtaatgataatattttataaatatcagttTTCCATTACAAAAGTATTATTATGGAATtaacattactataatatcgaatagttattttataaaataatattatggaatatcAATTATATGacatcaataacaaaataatattataattttcagaatataatatttaatcaatatcatatattaatttaaacaatattgttataataattatgttaatataacatcaaataattattttataaatattattatgaatataataataatatgatatcataagcgaaataataaaataatatatataatatattattattatgttatttaaaataaattgtttaaatgacattttgaatttaaaccCCTAGCTCCTGATTTTTCAGTGAGGTTTActgttttagaattttatttCAATGGAGGACGGTTAGCCGGATCGATTGATACTGGTTTGGGGTCTATCCGACTTATAGTTCGGGAGTTAGGATTTTactcaggttttttttttacttgtaatattttttgaaaaaaaaaaatgcgatgATTGAGAGTCGAACCCGCATCTGCTATTTGGCATCGCTGTGCCGCATGTACCACTGCACCGCTTTTTTCTTGCTCTCGGTGAAGCGAATCATTATCGATTTAGCCGCTGTAGTAaagaaaatatgttaatatattaataaataaattattatatatatatatattaatatacggtGTGAGCAAAGCGTCCGTTGTGCACTTATATACGGAGTGTTGCGGCGCTCGGTATTTCGACATTTTGTCATCGCGCCAGTGAGCAGGCGTGGAGCGTCATGGAAATATTTCGTAAGCAGCTATGGGTTGTGCCCACCCACGAGCTTATCATACCGAAAATTACCCCcccttttttttgatttaagtaTCTCGGTCGGGTTCTAACTCGGGTGCACCGTTTCTTCACCAAAAAATTTGTTTCAAGCCCCCCTAAATAGTCCAGGCTTTCGACCCCACCCCTCAAAGATATTTTGGAAAAACTCGGGATGTCGTCGTACGTTTCTGAAGCTTCGAGATTCCTATAGTGTGGAGGTTGGTGATTAAGTTCGGCGTCTTGTGTCGATACCGTACGAGCCTTTTTTACCCGTCTTTGGAGGGTTCGTTTAGGGTAGGTAGCTGCGTTTTTCGTGTTTTTCGACACCGACACTTAGATTTTGGACGCTACGAGCCGTTTTGTAGTCGTACTTCATAGTGCACTTTACGTCGGAACGATTGGAACCGAGATCGAGTTGAGCCGACATTTGGTTCGGGGGGCAATTTTTAGAGTGTTTTTTGTACCTACTTGGAAAATTAAGTATTTGCCtgttttttggattttttttcccCGTAGATCGCTACCGAACTCGAGAATCTGACTGTTTGGCGTACGGGGATTCGAAAAGGCTCTATGGTTCGAGTACGTACAACCTTTATTTCACCCGCAATCGTAGTagcaaaaagtttaaaaactaattacgttattatttgtatgaccAGGCGTATCCTTATGGTATACGTATCTGTGTAACGTATCaagtaataaatgttttgaacttaTTTTAGTAGCCGTGTAGCTAGTTTGTTATTCATTAATGTTAATCGATAGGTGCATAAGAATAATAGTTGGACATAACTAATACTATAAATGTCAGGCATGGCCCAGGAACAACTTCCACAGTATCGTCCAACGTGAAATGCACCACACACCAGACCATTTTATACAGGTATCGTCTGgcttaatgtaggtatacaacagACACGCTCGAAAACGACGCGCAACGTAAACAATTTGCAAGCCAATTGACAACGAATGAACGATCAATGAGACGACTACGAGAGTTGGGTTATGTGAAATATGAATATCGAGaatcagaaataataatacggattacgtaataacttataatattatgtatgttatcgCTATCTAACAAGTCACAATATCagtaaattagtaataacaCTGAAATAACCGTCCATCAGCCATCTTAGGGAAACTTGTATGCGGGTATCGGCCGCCGCCCGCCACCCGCCGCCCACcaggtacctatttatgtacattgtgtacccactgtatatattatataggtatatgatattatgttgaatcataataatactcatgaaaaagtatatttcgTATTTTCGTTATGATAATACTAagttactatactatattagccattaggtacgATATAGGTATGCGTATAATCTCTAAAAATTCGCCATGCTAAACAGATGTGAAAAAAAacgcttataaataatacttgGTTATTGCGACAAgtttaagacaaaaataaactGTAGTAGGTAGATTTGAATGATGTTAACAGACTAGGCTGCTGAGATCCGACTCAGTTGATGGAAGTAGACACTAGACTGGCTGTCGGCTTGTCGTATTGAAATTGGGTATTTGGGTCCTACTTATTTGGTTGAGTCAACCGTTGCTTAGTACTTGTTCAATATCGGATTATTAGATTGTTgtttattagataaattacatgggtacaaaatatgttattgttgacgtatttttcaattttgtcatgttaattaatgtatatgcatattattatattataggattGTACTAAGTGCAATGTGTTATGTTCTAAGattgatatttttagattgttttATTATCTTTGATTTCAAATTATTGGCGATTGTATTGaatgttatacataattatttagaatctTGTACCTAATGGGGTACATAGTACagatatttttaggtttttgaaaaataattaatagttgtatACTTTTATGATGATATTAAGTTATGTAGCTATATATATGTCGTAATAATTTGAATACCATTACAAAACTATTAAGAATGCATTAtgatataagaatatattatatacgtctacAGCTACAGGATCACTGCGACACTGCTCATTACCTAGGAAATTCTGTAGTGCACCACATCttgactattataatttacaaattatataagtatcaaCTATTACATATCTACCTGAGTTATATttgtcattttataatttatacataaatatgagTAAGTCACAAATACGGAGTTCATCTACAAAGCGAAGGCGTATTCTTAATGAACTAGCAGAGATTAGTGCTATAAATTCAGTAGAATACGAATCGGAAAGCTTACAAACACCACATGAAACTCACGAAGTTAATGATATCCCAGTTGTTCAAGAATCAGATACATCACACgaaggtactataatattttacttaaaaaattgataatactcATTATATCAATTGCGTGTCATGTGCAAAGGCGTGCACACGGGGCtgtcatatttttgaaatttaaaaacaagttcacatgtataaaatatgtattataatatgttcatatatattatattattataatcagtatAACTCGTGGTAATTTTACATTGTAGTgatacataaaacattttagtaaCACTCGCGTTGCCTCATCTTCACGTTCAGAAAtataaagttgaaaattatataaatcataatcaaaattgttttcttttctttcttacttagacaatataatatattacctatttgtttCTTACATTGTAGGTACCGTCGCGTCCTACCgatatgaactaaatatttagtttaatttacattcaaataagtattacacttttaaattattataagtgtgTATGCAGTGCATGATgacgtatttaaataaatttaagatcCAAGACTATATCCAAGTATTGGATCATTAATTACGTCAGGTTGGATCGGGACCTCTGCGCACGCCTGTTTGTgtgatgttaatatatttttataataatatgccgatATGGCTACTGGTTACGAATAATTACAATCACAGTATCATAAAtactatcattgattataaaatgtagtactaattaaatttattataataatataataaacttacaaaaaatatattataatataatatatatctttatatataaaattagtacctatagtaaaatattaagaatataagtatatattgtacCTTTATGTAAAAACACATGcaagtatactatatagtataaacgatttataaattatatagcatctataaaattaattatttttatttattctgttaCATGTAAAATTAAAGAAGACTTGAGTGCTTCAACGTTACAATGTAATAGTGATAGTAAAATTACTTATTCAGATTGTTCACTTGAAGTCAATAGTACAACTACAACCGATTATAGTACAGAATGTTCAGATGAAGacatttttattgatgataTAGATAATTCACCTCATACTAAATTGGCACAGTGGGCAATACAACATAACATTACACAAACGGCGACCTCTGatttactgaaaattataaattcttgttaTGATCACACAATACCTACTGATGGTCGAACATTgctaaaaactaatatttcaaattcaactGCCATTTCATTAAAAGATATCTCACCtggtaaatattatcatttcggCATTTCTGAAGGTGTTAAAAATCATTATGTTGATGACGATCAAAGTGAGCTAAAATTAGTTATAGGTATAGACGGATTACCTTTAACCAAGAGCTCTAAAAGTACATTTTGGCCGATTTTATGTTATGTTAGACAACACCATAACGCTGTATTTCCCATTGGAATTTATTGGGGAAATGACAAACCAAGTGAtagtaatgattttttaaaagatttttgtgATGAAATTATAGAATTAATAAATACCAGAATTGAGATCAAAAAACAATCGggagtattaattaaaaaaaaagtaacgctaGATGTATTCTGCTGTGATGTGCCGGCcaaatcatttattttgaaaactaaggGACACAGTGGATTTTTTTCATGTTCCCGATGTTTTACTGAAggtgaatttttaaatagacGTGTGTGTTTTCCACAAATGAATTGCCGTAATAGAACACACAATAGTTTTGTGATTAAAGAACAAGAAGAATATCACATGAGTCCTACTTTATCTATTCTCACTAATATTcctggtataaatattataaacgatttttCCCTTGACTATATGCACTTGGTGTGTTTAGgtgtagttaaaaaaatgattaatttatggCTTAAAGGACCATTGAATAATAGGTTAAGTAGCGCTAAAAGTAAGATGCTTAGTACTTATTTACTATCACTTAAAGGTTGTGTAACTAGCGACTTTCAACGAAAACCACGAGGTATTGATCAAGTTTGTAGATGGAAGGCAACAGAGTTCCGaacttttttactttatttggGTCCCGTagtgcttaaaaatataattaatgaaaaatgttatttacattttttgtgttTACACGCTAGCATGTCTATCCTTCTTAGACCTAACTGCAAATCTCGTCGTTTAGATTTCAGTAAACAGTTATTGCATTTTTTCGTTAAGGATTTTGCGACTATTTATGGAAACGAATGGATTTCTCATAACGTCCACGCTTTACAACATATCAGTGATGACTATATTCGTTTCGGTTCTCTAGATAATTGTAGCGCATTTCCTTTTGAAAACCATATGAAGgtgctaaaaaaatatgtaagaaaaaGCCACCAACCGTTACAACAAGCTGTTAAACGGTACAATGAATCTACAACTTATAAATTGAAATCTgacgtaaataaaaatagttcaaataatTCGTTCACATTTAAAAACAGTCATACCAATGGGCCATTAGTTGAAGCACTCATCCCATACTCAGGtattcaatataaaacaataatttttaataactttgaaataaaaataaatcatgaaTGTGATTCATTTATACAAACAGTTGATGGTAATATtgttaaagtaataaatatatgtaaaataaagaaCGAAGTATTTATCTTGGGGTATATTTTTCTGAGTAGGTtacctttttataataaacctatCGATAGTACAAAACTAGGTATCTCATTAGTTGATAATTTGACCAATGTTTTAAATAGATGGccgattgaaaatattaataataaatgtatgattttaaaaataaataataaaacaatagccTTTTCACTAATTcacacaatacaattataaaccatcattaatattatttctttgaaTTTATTTGGTAGTAATGCctagtaggtataataggtagtatataaacctatttaatatttatatttgtaatttgtttcaaacattatgtatttatgtattattaatattattatatttacttactcATCTCATTATAATCAAGTTGAATAACTGGAATTTGTTCTTTcctttaatgttttaatttaagtgcctatatatatttcaaatgtatacataaattatgttttattatataggtatgcttatgtattattaataataataattgtattataatattatacttacattattttgtattatacattttaaattaatttaaaaggaaTTGATATACAATAAATCGTAGTATGGGTATAGAATTtctatattaacaataacataaaataaataattgaatcaaCTTACCTTTTCAGATATCgccatgttattattatactcgatcAACGATATAATAAAGATACATTTAGATTTAGGTAACATACATGTATCTATTATAAATCATGATATGTATAGACATttcttagtatattataatactatatcagTGGCGTCTTCCATGTTATTATCGTCTTTCGgatgaaataaaacattataacgaTAAATAATCGTAAACAAAATCCAAATACATTACACTGTTGAAATCACGGAAGCGTCAAGTTGTCGAGTTCATACCGAAACTCAATAACCGCAGgtctctaaataaaatatgctttaaaCAAAGCAGTTCACTTAAAATCAGACAAATTATTACAGTTAATACATTCATGTACCATAATTAATTGTCCTTGTCTGggcaactgtatattattatattacatatagtctgttttatattataatacctatatattatacgtgtcgGAAGAGTgaaatatcaacaattttaaatttaaataatttggcttattataatatttttaaataatgattaatgaataattttagattatctTTAAACTGCTTTATGTTACggatatattttctattaatagattattttatgtatatgtttTGACATAACAGTATAtccaaacattataatatgttttgtaaatatttaggttttaataccatttttaactattacatataatatataatagatatttagaGCTTAATATTGATGAAGTACTTATAGATCgatattttataagtgttaATATACTTACCGaattttaatattgacatttCAACTATGCAGTAGTCttgaataaaaattgaacaatgagtgttaatttttaaaccataaaccttagttaaattaatactaaaatatgtatctaatttatgtatggataaaataatgttagttcaagttaaattaaacgtttacttttgaatattaatagtttaattcaAAACCAGTGTTTATGTAAGTTTAAacactaataattgttatgtggGTTAGGAGTCAATAATAATGTCATACTAACATGCaaacaaagaaaattattataaaattgattgtttataatgttttttaagaCGATAGgaccaaaatacaataaaaatgccCGAAACTCGGTTGCTTTCCACCTATTTACTTCGTCAACACCTCGTGGTTTCCGCTGAAAGTCTTTAGGCATACACTTTTTAaacgatattaataaaatactaagaGTAGTGCTATTTCTGTTACCGATTCTATTAGTCAATGGTCCTTTTAACCATAGGTTAGTTAATTTTCTAGTTACACCTAGACAAACTAGATGCATATAATCTAGggaaaatgatttaattatatctataccAGGAATTTCAGTTAAAATGGAAAGAGTAGAGCAATCGGTGTGGTGCTCCTCATTTTGCCTTGAAATGAAATTTTCATGTGTTTTCTTTGTACAATTCAAATCGGGAAAACATATTCTATGGTTTTTAGAATCTCCTTCAACCATACAGCGACAACATGAAAAGTATCCGGCGTGACCTTTAGTTTTAAAAACGTACGATTTTTCAGGAACATCGCATGAAAAAACCTCCAAAACTACTTTTTTACTAAcgacttatttaatatttcaattccatttaatattaaatttcgtaTTTCTTTAACAAAATCGTCTAAAAAATCATTGCTGTTGTTTGGTTTTTCATTTCCCCATTATAGCCCAATcggaaatacattattataataaggtcTAATATAACACAAG from the Metopolophium dirhodum isolate CAU unplaced genomic scaffold, ASM1992520v1 scaffold1, whole genome shotgun sequence genome contains:
- the LOC132953153 gene encoding uncharacterized protein LOC132953153, which translates into the protein MLSGTWYYVKNTGNIQNYIYFLDSIKSELINLLKSIASKNPIKFNLKLEATYNIPNVEYSSENRAFKTSAKAVFCDTGVQEIVEEAFAKLMKEQDEYTSKGSGFTLQCIDGLMLGVKIFEKNKPNVSVHVYGIDKKFQPPKFPEYKVFPLKVVHEEKPDHFDLLIISDGDNSHYSYISNFSRLIRSQKTKHDGQTIFCKRCFTTFDKQQYKYKLNGVAGLEQHKLICGEHKPILPQIPEPGSILEFTAWDKTQRHPIVIYADFEAILKKTDEKIGEKTTAFQEHEPMSYGYMVKANDEIPVELLEKFGIPTSPVIYRGNENNKDVAKHFVDSIVEIAKKIEELLKTNIPIIFTGEQRKTHELCNNCNLCKTKFSRENHKVADHCHLSGKFRQSLCNTCNLKLQTPNFVPVFFHNLSNYDSHFIVTRLGYDTNSISVIPNSEEKFITFSKHISNSFTLRFIDTLRFMASSLSTLSKNLIRPGFEKFRNSAKHFSAQDLSLVTRKGVYPYDYTDDWDKLEETSLPAEKDFYSSLEESHIKHEDFEHANTVWNHFSCQTLGEYSDLYLKIDVLLLADVFENFRDLCLTTYHLDPSFYYTAPGFSFDCMLKYTGQQLELLHDYDMLLMIEKGIRGGLTQASMRYAKANNEKTPDYDSTKPKSWLVYQDCNNLYGYAMSQFMPYGVFNWVEPTLDGLNALDDSSPIGRMYEVDISYPKELHDKHNDLPFLPKNDIPPGSKVKKLMATLHSKKNYVIHYRNLQQAIKNGLVVEKHIEPLE